In Ahaetulla prasina isolate Xishuangbanna chromosome 10, ASM2864084v1, whole genome shotgun sequence, the genomic window CTGAGGGGGAAGCGGTGTAGAGCGCGGGCAGGGCAGAGAGAGCGGGGATGGTGCTGCTCCACGGCGGCTCGACGTCTGGCCGCCCACTAACCCTTCCTCACCCGGCCCCTGACGCGCTTCCTCCGCCGGCCCCGCGACGAACTTGGGGCGGCTTCCCCCGGCGAGCGCAGAGGCGCCGCGCAGCACCAGCCGCAGCATCACTGGCGGTCACGAACTgggcgccgccatcttgcgcGTCACAGGACGCGCCGAGAGGACCGAATGCGGCGCGTAGGGAGGGGCCGGTGGGCTCGCGCATGCGCCCTTGCACAACGGAAGTTAAATTCTGCCTCCTTGAGTCGTTTCCTGAGAGCGAGTGAAatcaattggaagggaccttgcaggtcacctagtccaggggtctccaaccttggtccctttaagacttgtggacttcaactcccagagttcctcagccagctttgctgggagttgaagtccacaagtcttaaagggaccaaggttggagaccgctgatctagtccaggggtctccaaccttagcaattttaagcctggaggacttcaactcccagaattccccagccagcacaactggctggggaattctgggagttggagtcctccaagcttaaagttgccaaggttggagacccctgctctagtccaatcccatgcaggagaccctactcaCCATAACTAACAGATGGGAGTTGATGGCCAAATACAGCTTTTTCAGGCTGGTGCTTCAGTGTACATATTTTCCAATGAGACAAACCGAGACAGGAAGATCACTTTATTACAATTTATCAGATTATTGAGACAAAAGGGATTCCTCATTCAAAGATGGAACCCCGATCTTTAGCTTACATCTCCTTTTATAGTTAACATAAAGAAATCTGAAAGAGGAACGTTGATTGGACAGGATAATAGTCTACATATTTATTAAAATGAGGTCTAAAGGGGAATAAATTGTAAGGAGAAAGGTTGTTTAGGGTTCACGAAAGAGATAAGCCAGACCCCAATTTGTATTAACAAACTTATCAGGAGCTAGTCTCCAGCTTGTTtatcagtttaggaatgttaaaagctaaTAACATTATCTTGAACAgcactttaaaagaaagaatataaatcagattaaaatacaaagtaaccATTTTAGTTAACAAATAAAATCCATGTTATTTGCGTCtttcagtccagtctcttcttgaaaacttccagtggtgaATCCAGTTCTACCATAGCATCGTACATGGCATCATTTAATGAACTGAGAATCCTGCTTTATGTGTGCCTTGTCAGAGGCTGAGAGTTAACATATTGTACACAATCCCAAAAGTGTTGTTTCCtttcctggtttggttctgcaacccaacaagacagacacagacttcagaggataattagaactgcagaaaaaacaattgctaccaacctgccttccattgaggacctgtatactgcacaaatcaaaaagagggccgtgaaaatatttacagatccctcacatccaggacataaattgtttcaactcctaccctcaaaacgacgctatagagcactgcacaccagaacaactagacacaagaagtttttccccgaacgccatcactctgctaaacaaataattccctcaacactgtcaaactatatactaaatctgcaccactattaatctcatcgttcccatcacccatttccttccacttatgactgtaactttgttacttatatccttacgatttatactgatattgttccgattgcttatttgtagcctatgactatcattaagtgttgtatcattgtgttaaatttgtaccctatgactatcattaagtgttgtaaacgttgtaccttgatgaaggtatcttttcttttatgtacactgagagcatgtgcaccaagacaaattccttgtgtgtccaatcacacttggccaataaaaattctattctattctattcgttggAAAAGTGAGTTGGCATGTGGCTGAGGGGCAGCATTCAGTGGCAGCAGGTGTCAGGTTTCTAAGATGCAGTTTTGCAGTTCCCTGGGGAAGGGAAATGACCAGACAAAACCAGTCATTGTCCTTGACATTTTGTGGTTCTTTGCTTAAAAGTCCTGTCCCATTAGATTCAGGGATGCTGAGGAAAATGGAGATTGGCAAAGCAGATGACTTGAAGATTTTGTCAGAAGTTGCAATGCAAATATTCAGTGATGTTAACAGACGGGTGAACTGTGACTCTCATTTCTTTTGGTGCCTTTGTTGCAAAACGCTTGAAGAACATAGATCAGGAAAGCACCATCAACACTTTGGCAGAGATTATCACAGACACGGTGGTAACAGACAAAAGAGAATGGCTGCTACATCACAATATACGAGTGAGAGAGAGACACCTCGCCTTCAAACTGCCTTTCTAAAGTTGCCAGCTGGTGCTGCTGCCACCAGTGTCAAAGCCATTAATGGTACTGTTCCTTTTTTTTAGGAGGGCTGTGTTAAGTTATTCCATGTAGAGGATCCTGAAGGCAGCCTCACAAACTTTCTGGTGGCTTTCGCAAGCTTGGCTGGTTTAAGAGCAAGCTTAGTTTACTTTATCCGGTAAGCCAAAGGGGGCCCTCCAAGTGGAGCCAGCTTGGACAGAGGTTCCTGCTGCGAATAAAAAATTGAGCTAAAAGGACTGAAGCCCCACATAGAAGGGAGCTATTCCAAAGTACccgtgtttcccctaaaataagaccaggGCTTATTTCCTTTTCGACCCCAAAATAAGGACTGGTGCTGCCAGTCATGGGAGGCTGCGTGGCATGTTGTGCAGAGACACTGGTGCGATAAGCCTTGCAGTGTTCTGCCGTGAGTGGTGGCACCAGCACGATGAGCCACATGGTATCCAGTGGCTACAGAAGTCAGGCAGGTGTTGGGGCCTGGGTGGCCCAGCTGCAGCGGTCCTAAGATAAGCGGGTGCAGGACgggtggggcagctccacccccccagCTTGATTTCTATGCATGTGCCTCACCCCACCTTGTACAACCAGATGGTGGGCAgggcttaactggggcttatttatgGGGTGGGGTTTATATTAGGCACAGATATTAAAATCGGGGCAGGACATGTTTTCAGGATAGGTCATGTTtttgggaaacatggtaatatCTGAAAGTTTCCCAAGAGAATTACATTACTGTTTTTCCATAAATAGGTGGTTGGTTTTCCTTACAAGTTGAAAGGAAACACAATTAAGCAGAAGGAAGAATTTCTGCAAGCTATTAATTAAGACTGGCAGCCACcactaataataacaacagctgtTAGCTCCTTGGATAGGACTTGAACTGTTTAATTTTTACCAATTCCAGgctgtgaattgaattgaagattaaatcttaaataacaaataataatagtgTAAATTATTTCAACACAATTGTATGCACCTTTAAAACTTCCCATTGGAAATACAAAAATTGTATTTCCTTGTATTTCATTCAGAGGAGAGAAACTTGTCGAAATAAAGATCTTTTATTAATGCAGCCTGGGAACATATCCGCTCCAGACCTGGCCTTCCGGCAGAATGCAAACCCCCGTGAAGAGTGTTAAAGCATCTGTGAAACCTTCAACAAACTCACACGGACCTTTTGAGTAAAGAACAGAGTCTGAGGCTCTGGAAGTGCTCTCATCATTAAGAGAATGGCATTTACCTGCCCGAACACAGAGGATCTACAGGAAGGGTCACAGAAAACATTTCATCAGATGGAAAGTATTCTTACTGAAGGAAGTTTCACATCTTGTTAAAAATGAGCAAAATTATTTGCAACTTATAACCCAAACTTATAATTGCTCCATTCTTGTCAAAGCCGTacgtatctttttaaaaaataaaatggcccGCTATGTGATCATGCGGTCTCAAGAATGAAATATGGAATGAAACTGAATGAATTCTAGCCATAGTAGCCATGGCAGGATGAAATGGAATTATTTGTGAAGAGTGTAAAGGCTTCTGATCAGTCGTGCCCACTCTAAGGGACGGTGCTCCTCTCCATttcctagctgagggagccagcgctgcccaaagAGGCTTCAGAAAAATAGTGTACAAGAATGAATAAAAAAACAGTGCAAGAACGAATGTGGGAACCGATACCGAGTGACCAAAAGCTTGACAATTCAAGGCATAACATTTCAAACAGTTCTGAGGACAGTTAGAGCTAGAAAAGCAGATAAGCGCTTTCATTCCATGGGTTTGCAGAGGAGAGGTCACAGGATATATTACTTTTTGCAGGCATTAccacaaaagtatgcaacaactcaGGTGGAATGTGTTGAGCATGTACTCAAATAAATTATTTACCACGTTTGAATTTCAGAGCCTCTGGAGCACATCCTGAAACAAACAAGGAAGTTCTCCCGTGGAGGAGACGCTGCCTGCCTAATTACAACGAAAGGCACCACTCTGCATCTCGGCTTCCCCTCATAGGGTCTCTCCTGGGTGTCCATATGAGCTATGACAACAAGTCCCCAAGGCAGACTCCGCTTGCTTCAAACGAAACGGATGACGTTGTGCCGCCCGTCCTCTGTGCTGCTGCTCCTGCCCCGATCCAGACCCAGGGTAGACAAGCCAGCCCCAGGCCATCCTGACTCAGTCCTCCTTCGGGGTGCCGTTATGAGTCACCGCTTTCAAATTGGGAATGTTTGCTTGATGGCCGCAGGGGCGGTGAGAGGAAATGCCCACTTCAAAGACCTCGTGGATGGCCTTCCGGAAGCAGTGGAAATTGTAGTCTATTAGGCCTGCGAAGAAAAAGagacggggaggagagggaagagaggcGTCAGTTGGGAAGATCTCAGAAAACGAGAGATGTAATGTGGAAGCTTTGGAGATTGAGATGCGGTGGATGCGATCTGCCCCCTTCTGAGCCCAAAAGGTATTATCCGAGATGATAAAAATTCCAATAAGAGGGAAACAACCCACTTCAGATGCAGAATGGTTGTTTTAAGCATAACACCTGTCCAGTTCTAAGCATTTTGCACGCCTGCTTCCTTGTCCTGCatgctcccagtttcccacacacGGTTTCCAATTCCCCTCCTGCCCTCTTGCTGGGAAGCAGCCCTCTCCTTTCTTGCAGCTCATGCCGTTTCTCCTTACAAAGAGAAGCAAAAAGTGATCTCGGCCacctaatttgtttatttatttatttaatcacatttttataccgtcctatctcccaagggactcagggcggtttacagcctaataaaaatacatataaatacaaaataaaacaccaatttaaaaaacttattaaataaggccgaatattaaaactacaataagataataaaaccccgttaaaaccaaatttaaaatttgaaattctagtccagtcctgcgcagataaatagatgtatcttaagctcgcggcgaaaggttcgaaggtcaggaagttggcgaagtcctgggggaagttcgttccagagggtgggagcccccacagaaaaggcccttcccctgggcgtcgccagccggcactgcctggctgatggcaccctgaggagtctctccctgttagagcgcacgggtcggtgggaggcaatcggtggcagcagacggtcccgtaagtaacccggccttaTGCCATAAGTAACCTAAGAGTTGATAAGCAGCACAGCCGGCGATGCTGCAATCAAGCAGGAGCTCTCTTCCCAATGGACAGTTGCCTAAAAAGTCCTCAATATATCAATTCCCTTGGATTTAGGACTGAAGCGACGATTCTCTACTAAGAGAGACTGTCACTCGGTTTTCAATTTTTTCACGGCAATAGCACTGAAAATGGTCCCTAGTATCTTTATATGGGATAAATCAATTAGAAGAATTCCAGAATGCTGAACTGAGCAAGTTCTCCAGGGGAAATGTTTGAAAGTTGGGTTGGGCAAAGAAAAGGCGGCTTATTAGCAGATGTCCGAGGCGTTTGCAGAGACAACAGAAAGACGAACTAATAATTATTTCTAAGAGAACTGCATTTCAAAGAATGTATGGTAAGTAAGATTTTCTAGAGGCTTCCCTACCTCTTCTTTTCCTGGCTTACCAAAAATGTTCTATCAACTGTGGGGCACCTACTCAACCGAAAATCTCCAAAGAAGTTATCAAATAACtctctttaaaaagcattttggaAAACACATagaattttgtgcaaatatttgAGAATTTATACTAGTCTTCTAACAGAGACTAATGGATAAAGAAAAGACAGAGGGCATCAATCCAAGCAATTTGATCAGCTTTCAACCAGTTTCTAACCTTTCCTTTGTAAGGATTATCTGGGCCCCTTTCAGTCAAGATTCAAGCCAGAATACAAGATGGAAATGGCCCACATCACACGGCCACCGCAAGGAGTGGGAATGGGCTGATGCATCCACCCTTGCTGTTCTTCACCTCTTAGCAGGTAATCAATAtagttaatcaattaattaatgcctagttaaatatttgtttttaaattcttttttaaatttgttatttattcgctgtattttaagatggctgtacaccgccctgagtccttcaagagaagggcggtataaaaattaaattattattaattattattaattattattacagGCGATACTCTGCCTGTAGCTGTCACAGTCCACCATGTAAGACAGCCAGCCATAAAACTAGCAGAGCGCATCCAGGAacgccaactagcagtcagaagacaggaTGAAAACTCCTGAATTACACCATCCATGGACACACTTCActgtagtttcaactgggaaactttgAGCACCTTAGACTAAGCCAAGGCCAAAAACTCCAGAGAATTCCTAGAAGCCATTTCGCCAAAAGGAGTGATAAGTTAACAGTTTTATGGAACATCCCGAGCAGCCTCTGCTTCCAATGAATTGCACATCGGAAGCATTTCTAAGGTTGCTCTGTGATACTTGGAACACTTGAGCTTTGTTCCAACTTTCAcctctctaggacaggggtccccaacccccatggCCTGTTTGGCACAGTTCCCCTcttgccccctccccccgccaggTTGCCAAGCCGTacaggttggggactgctgctctAAGACACAGCCAGCTCAGACTAGATATTTCAGATGAAACGGTTTTCCCCAGAGTTTGAAGCAGGGCGCATTTTctattttggaaaaaataacaaaactatGATTATTGTTTTTCATGGTGCTGTTTGTGCTGCTGGTCCGTGACTGTGATATTGATTGATTGGACGGAACAAAATTATGAGGCGCACAAGTCCAGTTGCTCACCTTTGCGTTCAAAACTTTCTTCTCTGAGGATACACACCAAGGCTAGAAATTTTGTCACttcttttaaatataaaacagTTGTGTTATTGAGTTTTATAATTGCCATAGATTCCTCGTCATATGCACTACcgctgccatcttcttttaacCTAGAGTAGGTTGAAGGAAAAAGACTCAACATACCTGAGATTTAGATTGACCACTTAAACTTGATACAACTCAGATGCCTCATTTATATTTAAGCAACTGAACAGAACTTTACAACAATGTACAATCTTTACAATTTATGACAACTTCGGAAATGTACATTTGCTTTTTAGCTTGATTAATctgaaaatatgttttaatatccttacatttatattaatatatatttatgttaatATAAAAGTCAGCTTACCATAATACTGAAAgacttgttattttatttattcattaaatttatatgctgcccatctcattgacaaggtaactctgggcagcagtTATATTTTGAGAGAAATACCTGTCCTGGGATCATGACGTGAGACATACCAGGCTTCATAAGGACGCTTGCTCAGGATTCCAGACAAAATCAGTTTGGACAACAAAATTATGCCAACAATAAGCAAGGCGGCATAGCATCCCCCACCTTATCAACTAAATCCTTCGCAATTTTTAAGGTTCTCCTGCATTTCTCAAAATATCCCTGAACGGTAAAGGATCTTAGAAGTCAGACTTCTTTCATGGTTGTTGCTCCGTATTTCTAGAGCATTTACTTACCCATATATGCAAGAAACATCAATGACAACGTCAATCATGTCGCAACATAACTCGTAGGACTGCATGTCAACAGGGGAACTGTCTGTTGCAATATAGATCTTGCTGACAACATCAAAAAGAAAAGCTTTCTCAATCCCCGAGTTCTTCAGGAAATGAAAAGACAGGTTTAAATTAAGATTACATCTCACAAATGCCCACATTTGTCCCAGGACTcatttgcttttctttattttgcaATACTTTATTGTATATACTTAGGAGATAAAAATAGCCACCATATAAAGGAACTATTGAATACGccacatattttaattattttactagCGTGCAATCCAAATCTTCGATATACAAAGATTATTAGTTTAAAATAATCGGTTAAAGCTCAGCAGGATCGAGCAGTCtccaacccacctctgctttggagGCAAAAGTTCTTCCCAAGATCTCTTGGTGTCAATTTCACCATCTCCTAAATGAAAATCACTCATTTGCTAACCTTCACCACATTATTCACCCTTTCAAAATGGGGAGTAATTAACTGCTACTTACTGATATAAAGATATTCAGCAAGTTTTCCAAAGTGGGcagctgtggaatgagcttctgcACCACCTTACTGAAGGCCTCAAATATTGAGTGATCATAGATGCTGGTCAAATAAaagctataaaaaaaaagaactctatAATTAGTTACCGGAATGGTTTCAAATGTTACCTGCTGTTTTGGCCAAACTAATACCACCACCGATACCATTCTCCAACTGGAATCTGTTGAAATTCATTTCTTTGTGTGATTCACAGTTAACTAATATAGTTATGATTTCAAGATGAACCAAATTTCAGTTTTCAAAAATTCAAGAAAATGATAAAATCAGAAAAATGCCAGATGAGGAAAAAGTAGAGTTGCTAATTGTGACGGCATTTAAGATTCAGAAAAAGTATATTCTGGGCTTTGGCTGCTCCCTTCCCCACCCAAAAATTAGTGCCGAATCATTAAACAAGCGTGCAGGTCATTAAGTGGAGCATGAGGTGCCTCAGGCATGGGGAAGGTCCTTGGAAGCTGAGGAGAGGCCCTGGTCCTCCCAaggcctcctccaccaccacctcgaTGCCCCATGCTCCACTTCCTGCCCCCTGGCCTTTCCCCACTCTCACCGGATCGCCACAGGACTGATTCGCATCCAGCAGCCCAAacaccctcctcctcttccagagcACCGGAATGGATTGCTTTATCGCGTGGCTGCATGACACAATTCTGGAAGCTGCTGCCACTTTGTGTGGGAGACAAAATGGCGGCCACATTCACCTGGGAACAAGGTTTGCCGTTTTGCTGCTTAAGGCGGATTGCACAATGCTTTCTTCAGCTTTGGCAGCCAAAGGCAGCATTTTGTTGTTGTGGCGCTCAGCAGTGGCATTTTCTGGCCAGGGAAAAACGGCAGCCACTTCTGGAATCGTGCCATGGGTACCATCAAATCAGCATTTCTGCACTGAAAGAGGCCTCCCTGCTATTCACATGTTCTGGCCCCAACTTGCAATTAGTAACTGCCGTTCAAAAGCATGGAAAAAACTACAGAAATTTCACTTGCCTAAGATGTAGTTTTTCTAAGCCAGCATCGGCAAGATCATCATTGGCTCTTTGATGGATGTCCCTTTGAGTTTCAATTTTATGGTCATCCGATAAGCCATCCACTTTATGAATGAAAACTTCAAAGTTCATTTCTGGATTGATTTTGTAGGCTTTGGAAACCGTAATATGGAGCCTGGTTAACGCTTCCATGTAGTCGTCCTGTAAAAGAAATGGAATATATCTGTTTTTGCAGATCCGTTCAGTTCACTGGACGCGTAAAAACTTGCAAGATCGCTGTGAGCGTTTCTGCAGATCTTGGATCTTTTCAGGAGTCCCAAGAACAGCCTTGACCGGGGACCATTTCTAGACCCTTGGAGGTCAAGCGCCGGGAGATGAGAAGTTGGGACAAAAGCAGAGGAAACCATAACAAGTTCACGGCATCGTTGGTTACCGCAAACCGTGGTTAGTTTATACTGAGCTGAGCGTTGCTCTCTGTCCCCCCAGTTGCCCACCTGGGCGTCAATGACGTAAATGAGAGCTCCGGTGCCTCGGAAGATCATCTCGTAGTCAAAGGTGGGGTCGAAGAAATCCATCTGGCCGGGGAAGTCccagatctggaagttgacgaaggaGCTGTTGGAGACGTCGTCCTTGTAGATTTTGTTGGTGCTCTCCAGGAAGAGCGTCTCGTTGGGGGACATTTTGTGGAAGACCACCTGCCGGGCACAAACCACAGGCTGCTCAGgc contains:
- the LOC131204414 gene encoding ras-related GTP-binding protein C-like; the protein is MAAMPFGAAEEPAQLSGGALPAGSLGAADAFPKDFGYGADEDEAGEDDGAELAGGGRRPRPGGARRRAGGRRGDSSKQPRILLMGLRRSGKSSIQKVVFHKMSPNETLFLESTNKIYKDDVSNSSFVNFQIWDFPGQMDFFDPTFDYEMIFRGTGALIYVIDAQDDYMEALTRLHITVSKAYKINPEMNFEVFIHKVDGLSDDHKIETQRDIHQRANDDLADAGLEKLHLSFYLTSIYDHSIFEAFSKVVQKLIPQLPTLENLLNIFISNSGIEKAFLFDVVSKIYIATDSSPVDMQSYELCCDMIDVVIDVSCIYGLKEDGSGSAYDEESMAIIKLNNTTVLYLKEVTKFLALVCILREESFERKGLIDYNFHCFRKAIHEVFEVGISSHRPCGHQANIPNLKAVTHNGTPKED